From Alienimonas californiensis, a single genomic window includes:
- a CDS encoding methyltransferase family protein, whose protein sequence is MPRRIAGERTALGGAVRVAAATAAFAAVHSLLASRTVKRAVGRAVGERNRAGLYRVLFNGSAVAGAGLIAVVAVRAPGRELYHVRGPQAGALRVGQLGGTLFALAALRQVGVTRFLGLPSAAAWLAGGPVPEPPEGQGPALDAVGLRRAAGPFAWSRHPLNLAPLPILWLNPRMTTNLAAFNAATTLYLVVGSLHEEARLREAYGDRYVAYQHSGVPYYLPASRADATEPVSAALGEE, encoded by the coding sequence ATGCCGCGTCGGATCGCCGGGGAACGGACCGCTCTGGGCGGCGCCGTGCGGGTGGCGGCGGCGACGGCGGCGTTCGCGGCGGTGCACAGCCTGCTGGCCTCGCGGACCGTCAAGCGGGCTGTCGGGCGGGCCGTGGGGGAGCGGAACCGGGCCGGGCTGTACCGCGTGCTGTTCAACGGGTCGGCCGTGGCGGGGGCGGGGCTGATCGCCGTGGTCGCCGTGCGGGCGCCGGGGCGGGAGCTGTACCACGTCCGCGGCCCGCAGGCCGGGGCGCTGCGGGTCGGGCAACTGGGGGGCACGCTGTTCGCCCTGGCGGCGCTGCGGCAGGTGGGGGTGACGCGGTTTCTCGGTCTGCCCAGCGCCGCGGCGTGGCTGGCCGGGGGGCCGGTGCCGGAGCCGCCGGAGGGTCAGGGGCCGGCGCTGGACGCGGTCGGGCTCCGCCGGGCCGCGGGGCCGTTCGCCTGGAGCCGGCACCCGTTGAACCTCGCCCCGCTGCCGATCCTGTGGCTGAACCCGCGGATGACGACGAACCTCGCCGCCTTCAACGCCGCGACCACGCTCTACCTCGTCGTCGGCTCCCTGCACGAGGAAGCCCGCCTCCGCGAGGCCTACGGCGACCGCTACGTCGCCTACCAGCACAGCGGCGTGCCCTACTACCTCCCGGCGTCCCGGGCGGACGCGACCGAGCCGGTTTCGGCGGCGCTGGGGGAGGAGTGA
- a CDS encoding GNAT family N-acetyltransferase: MVQIVPWAAEWAPAFETLNREWLERDFSVEPLDEALFADPVGRILEPGGAIWFALEEGRAVGTVAAIRGGPLVFEMAKMAVAPAAQGRGVGRALAEAVIAHATAAGADRVRLLTDTKLAAAVRLYERLGFRRVAGAGVTGYARGDVQMELALPPGERGTSVPRGVNKAA; this comes from the coding sequence GTGGTTCAGATCGTGCCGTGGGCGGCGGAATGGGCGCCGGCCTTCGAAACGCTCAATCGGGAGTGGTTGGAGCGGGATTTCTCCGTGGAACCGCTGGACGAAGCCCTGTTCGCCGATCCGGTCGGGCGGATTCTGGAGCCCGGCGGGGCGATCTGGTTCGCTCTGGAAGAGGGCCGGGCCGTGGGGACGGTCGCCGCGATCCGCGGGGGGCCGCTCGTCTTCGAAATGGCGAAGATGGCCGTCGCCCCGGCCGCTCAGGGTCGGGGCGTCGGGCGGGCGTTGGCCGAGGCCGTCATCGCCCACGCGACCGCCGCCGGGGCCGACCGCGTCCGCTTGCTGACCGACACCAAGCTGGCCGCCGCCGTGCGGTTGTACGAACGCCTCGGCTTCCGCCGCGTCGCCGGCGCCGGCGTGACCGGCTACGCCCGCGGCGACGTGCAGATGGAACTCGCCCTGCCCCCCGGCGAGCGGGGGACGTCAGTCCCCCGAGGCGTGAACAAGGCGGCGTGA
- a CDS encoding AAA family ATPase gives MNAISPSRLPASVVDDGPSRDEMAERGFLGSVLLTGTLPTDESANLTAEDFFSDRNTAVFQSLHRVAKAGRRIDLVTVADDLVRSNQLEAAGGLLHLDTLLEETPHPAHGREYAAILREHSRRRAARYILAEHQGDDPDALAAALAKVAARFPPLAGSADRSGELTLRMLCDVPRRPVRWLWPDRLAVGKLNLLAGEPDRGKSFLTCDLAARVTRGLPWPDGRGHAPLGTALMLNAEDAADDTLGPRFDAAGGDPSRLAVLEAVRDPGRPERTFDLSRDLPRLDAALDRLAALHPDGTAPPRLVVIDPRGAYMGGSDSYKDAEVRGLLAPLARLAERRDVAVILVCHLNKGNHGGTPLSRITGSGGIGAAARCAWLAGSDPDAPAELGRPPRRLLVSLKNNLAANAGGLAYRISGADPDAAWGEEGGVRGDEGGDCRDADPLPDQPGFEGANFAGSSSPLPHAPSPDPAPPRVWWDPTPVETTAAAVLSAGSSADRGPTEDENERCETWLRAELLSHGGAAPSSAVADAAREAGFTEKQVRRARTVLGVRAAKAGFDSGWTLSLPDVASED, from the coding sequence TTGAACGCCATTTCCCCTTCCCGGCTCCCCGCCTCTGTCGTCGACGACGGCCCCTCCCGCGACGAGATGGCCGAACGCGGGTTCCTCGGCAGCGTGCTGCTGACCGGCACGCTGCCGACCGACGAATCCGCGAACCTCACCGCCGAGGACTTCTTCTCCGACCGCAACACCGCCGTCTTCCAGAGCCTGCACCGGGTGGCGAAGGCCGGTCGGCGGATCGACCTCGTCACCGTCGCCGACGACCTCGTCCGCTCGAACCAGTTGGAGGCCGCCGGCGGCCTGTTGCATCTCGACACCCTGTTGGAAGAAACGCCCCACCCCGCCCACGGCCGGGAGTACGCCGCGATCCTGCGGGAGCACAGCCGCCGCCGGGCCGCCCGCTATATCCTCGCGGAGCATCAGGGCGACGACCCGGACGCCCTCGCCGCCGCCCTCGCCAAGGTCGCCGCCCGCTTCCCCCCGCTGGCCGGCTCCGCGGACCGCAGCGGGGAGCTGACCCTGCGGATGCTCTGCGACGTGCCCCGCCGCCCGGTGCGGTGGCTCTGGCCGGACCGGCTGGCGGTCGGCAAGCTGAACCTGCTCGCCGGGGAGCCGGACCGCGGGAAGAGCTTTTTGACCTGTGATCTGGCCGCCCGCGTCACCCGCGGCCTGCCGTGGCCGGACGGACGCGGTCACGCCCCGCTCGGCACGGCGTTGATGTTGAACGCCGAGGACGCCGCCGACGACACGCTCGGCCCCCGCTTCGACGCCGCCGGCGGCGACCCGTCCCGGCTGGCGGTGCTGGAGGCGGTTCGAGACCCCGGCCGCCCCGAACGCACCTTCGACCTCTCCCGCGACCTGCCCCGCCTGGACGCCGCCCTCGACCGCCTGGCCGCCCTGCACCCCGACGGCACGGCCCCGCCGCGGCTGGTGGTGATCGACCCGCGGGGCGCCTACATGGGCGGCTCCGACAGCTACAAGGACGCCGAGGTTCGCGGCCTGCTCGCCCCGCTGGCCCGCCTCGCCGAACGCCGAGACGTGGCGGTGATTTTGGTGTGCCACCTGAACAAGGGGAACCACGGCGGCACCCCGCTGAGCCGCATCACCGGCAGCGGCGGCATCGGGGCCGCCGCCCGCTGTGCCTGGCTGGCCGGTTCCGATCCGGACGCCCCCGCGGAACTCGGCCGCCCCCCGCGGCGGTTGCTGGTGAGCCTGAAGAACAACCTCGCCGCCAACGCCGGCGGTCTGGCCTACCGCATCAGCGGCGCCGACCCGGACGCTGCATGGGGTGAGGAGGGAGGAGTGAGGGGTGATGAGGGAGGGGATTGCCGCGACGCCGATCCGCTCCCCGACCAGCCGGGCTTCGAGGGGGCGAACTTCGCCGGCTCCTCCTCCCCCCTCCCTCATGCCCCCTCCCCCGATCCCGCCCCGCCGCGGGTCTGGTGGGACCCGACCCCGGTGGAAACGACCGCCGCCGCGGTGCTGTCCGCCGGCTCCTCCGCCGACCGCGGCCCGACGGAGGACGAGAACGAGCGCTGCGAAACCTGGCTCCGGGCCGAACTGCTGAGCCACGGCGGCGCCGCCCCCAGCAGCGCCGTCGCCGACGCCGCCCGGGAAGCGGGGTTCACGGAGAAGCAGGTTCGCCGGGCTCGCACGGTGCTGGGCGTGCGGGCCGCGAAGGCCGGTTTCGACAGCGGCTGGACGCTCTCCCTGCCTGACGTCGCCTCCGAGGACTGA
- the flhA gene encoding flagellar biosynthesis protein FlhA produces MPAASLPAAGSSPFAAGGALGGAVASGRALLFPVLLCGAVLVIIVPLPAAILDLMLAANVTLATVILLVTVYVRRPLEFSVFPAVLLGTTLSRLVLNVASTRLILSRAAEDGTGAAGGVIEAFGAFVSGDNLAIGLILFVILVAIQFLVITKGATRVGEVAARFALDGMPGKQMAIDADLSAGLIDQAEAKRRRDDVTSQADFYGAMDGAGKFVRGDAIAGIVITCINIAGGLYVGVIEEGMAVGTAATVFTTLTIGDGLVSQVPAFLISLAAGLIVTRSSNSTHLPTEIITQLFRYRESMILAGGFLVALAFTGLPKAPLLSLAAVCGIVGWTLGGKKDVDAKADADADAVDSPSKKEGKADGKAPERKPEDELEVEPLALELGVNLLKLVDPTAGGDLLDRVAKVRRNIAGELGVILPKVRFRDVPTMDPNSYRVKIRGVVIATGECHANAKLAVDTGSASGSPPGMPTVDPAFGRPAVWVDPTAAERAALMGYHVVEPAAVVVTHLTEIVRDHAAELLTRTQVHGLLDHLKERCPELVGEVVPDLLRAGQVQAVLANLLRERVPVRDLEAILEALADHAGRTKDPHFLTECARHALARTLCELHRDDSGVLHVVSLDPAAEELIASKSEFREGGFVLTLPPLVRDAVVRGLKNELNKLTAAGHAPVVLVGPQVRLGLREIVRDKLPKLTVMSLTEVTRDTNLEVHGQLAAESLRSGPKGPPAPGTQAPGSPPPPKSPLAAFA; encoded by the coding sequence ATGCCCGCCGCGTCCCTCCCTGCCGCCGGTTCTTCGCCGTTCGCGGCGGGCGGGGCGTTGGGCGGGGCGGTGGCGAGCGGACGGGCGCTGCTGTTTCCGGTGCTGCTCTGCGGGGCGGTGCTGGTCATCATCGTGCCGCTGCCGGCGGCGATTCTCGACCTGATGCTGGCGGCGAACGTCACCCTCGCCACCGTCATCCTGCTGGTGACGGTCTACGTCCGCCGGCCGCTGGAGTTCAGCGTGTTCCCGGCCGTGCTGCTGGGCACCACGCTGAGCCGTCTGGTCCTGAACGTCGCCAGCACCCGGCTGATCCTGTCCCGGGCCGCCGAAGACGGCACCGGGGCCGCCGGCGGGGTGATCGAGGCCTTCGGGGCCTTCGTCTCCGGCGACAACCTGGCGATCGGGCTGATCCTGTTCGTGATCCTCGTGGCGATCCAGTTCCTGGTCATCACGAAGGGCGCCACCCGCGTCGGCGAAGTCGCCGCCCGGTTCGCCCTGGACGGGATGCCGGGCAAGCAGATGGCGATCGACGCGGACCTCTCCGCCGGCCTGATCGACCAGGCCGAAGCCAAGAGACGCCGCGACGACGTGACCAGCCAGGCGGACTTCTACGGGGCCATGGACGGCGCCGGCAAGTTCGTCCGCGGAGACGCGATCGCGGGCATCGTCATCACCTGCATCAACATCGCCGGCGGGCTGTACGTCGGCGTGATTGAAGAGGGCATGGCGGTCGGCACGGCGGCGACGGTCTTCACCACGCTGACGATCGGCGACGGGCTGGTCTCGCAGGTGCCGGCCTTCCTGATCTCGCTGGCGGCGGGCCTGATCGTCACGCGGTCCAGCAACAGCACGCACCTGCCGACGGAGATCATCACCCAGCTGTTCCGCTACCGCGAGAGCATGATCCTGGCGGGCGGCTTCCTGGTGGCCCTGGCCTTCACCGGCCTGCCCAAGGCCCCGCTGCTGAGCCTCGCCGCCGTCTGCGGGATCGTCGGTTGGACGTTGGGCGGGAAGAAGGACGTGGACGCCAAGGCGGACGCCGACGCCGACGCCGTCGACTCCCCCTCCAAGAAAGAGGGCAAGGCCGACGGCAAGGCCCCGGAACGCAAGCCCGAGGACGAACTGGAAGTCGAACCGCTGGCCCTGGAACTGGGCGTGAACCTGCTCAAGCTGGTCGATCCCACCGCGGGCGGCGACCTGCTGGACCGGGTGGCGAAGGTGCGGCGGAACATCGCCGGGGAACTGGGCGTGATCCTGCCGAAGGTGCGGTTCCGGGACGTGCCGACGATGGACCCGAACAGCTACCGGGTGAAGATCCGGGGCGTGGTGATCGCCACCGGCGAGTGCCACGCCAACGCGAAGCTCGCGGTGGACACCGGCTCCGCCAGCGGGTCGCCCCCGGGGATGCCGACCGTCGATCCCGCCTTCGGCCGCCCGGCCGTGTGGGTCGACCCGACCGCCGCCGAACGGGCCGCCCTCATGGGCTACCACGTCGTCGAGCCGGCCGCGGTGGTCGTCACCCACCTGACCGAGATCGTCCGCGATCACGCCGCCGAACTGCTGACCCGCACCCAGGTGCACGGTCTGCTGGATCACCTCAAGGAACGCTGCCCGGAACTGGTGGGCGAGGTCGTGCCGGACCTGCTGCGGGCCGGCCAGGTGCAGGCCGTGCTGGCGAACCTCCTGCGGGAGCGGGTGCCGGTGCGGGACCTGGAAGCGATCCTCGAAGCCCTCGCCGACCACGCCGGCCGCACCAAGGACCCGCACTTCCTCACCGAATGTGCCCGTCACGCCCTGGCCCGCACCCTCTGCGAGCTGCACCGCGACGACAGCGGCGTGCTGCACGTGGTCTCCCTCGACCCGGCCGCCGAGGAACTGATCGCCAGCAAGAGCGAGTTCCGCGAGGGCGGCTTCGTCCTGACCCTCCCGCCGCTCGTCCGCGACGCGGTGGTGCGGGGCCTGAAGAACGAACTGAACAAGCTGACCGCCGCCGGGCACGCCCCGGTCGTGCTGGTCGGCCCGCAGGTCCGGCTGGGACTGCGGGAGATCGTCCGCGACAAGCTGCCGAAGCTGACGGTGATGAGCCTGACGGAAGTGACCCGCGACACGAACCTCGAGGTCCACGGCCAACTCGCCGCGGAGAGCCTGCGGTCCGGTCCGAAGGGGCCGCCCGCCCCCGGCACGCAGGCCCCCGGCTCGCCCCCGCCGCCGAAGTCGCCGCTGGCCGCCTTCGCCTGA
- a CDS encoding flagellar biosynthesis protein FlhF: MSEIRTFRAATMRDALRRVRDEFGPDAALLSSRTLPGAKREVEVTAEATVSSASRGRQPSEKLDPRTAHAANIVRELTRTGALPTAPPASQRALFARLTARDFAPASAQYYVDNLGDAPLADVAAVLAEDLPICGGIASNPHRRTVAAFVGPTGVGKTTTLAKLAARLSLRSGRKVGLVTADTYRIGAVEQLATYARILAAPFEVAADAAALTRALSKLRGCDVVLIDTAGRAPRDDAHLSELAALLSASAPDGARVEAHLVLSVAAGERALLRAALRYGRLRPASLVLSKLDEAEGAGAAVELLRTAPPAPVSTLTFGQDVPDDLCEATPANLAAACLGDWEPLLTDAAPGGRSVRSARTWEGVS; encoded by the coding sequence ATGAGTGAGATTCGCACCTTCCGTGCCGCCACCATGCGGGACGCCCTCCGCCGGGTGCGGGACGAGTTCGGCCCCGACGCCGCCCTGCTGAGCAGCCGCACGCTGCCCGGGGCGAAGCGGGAGGTCGAGGTGACCGCCGAGGCGACCGTCTCGTCGGCGAGCCGGGGGCGTCAGCCCTCGGAGAAGCTGGACCCGCGGACGGCTCACGCCGCGAACATCGTGCGGGAACTGACCCGCACCGGCGCCCTGCCGACCGCCCCGCCGGCGTCCCAGCGGGCGCTGTTCGCCCGGCTGACGGCCCGCGACTTCGCCCCGGCCTCCGCCCAGTACTACGTGGACAACCTCGGCGACGCCCCGCTGGCCGACGTGGCCGCCGTGCTGGCCGAGGACCTGCCGATCTGCGGCGGGATCGCGTCGAACCCCCACCGCCGGACCGTCGCCGCCTTCGTCGGCCCGACCGGCGTGGGCAAGACAACGACCCTCGCCAAACTCGCCGCCCGCCTGAGCCTCCGTAGCGGCCGCAAGGTGGGCCTGGTCACCGCGGACACCTACCGCATCGGGGCGGTCGAGCAACTCGCCACCTACGCCCGCATCCTCGCGGCGCCCTTCGAGGTCGCCGCCGACGCCGCCGCCCTCACGAGGGCTCTGTCCAAGCTCCGCGGCTGCGACGTGGTCCTCATCGACACCGCCGGCCGGGCGCCGCGGGACGACGCCCACCTGTCCGAACTGGCCGCCCTGCTGTCCGCCTCCGCCCCGGACGGCGCCAGGGTGGAGGCTCATCTGGTGCTCTCCGTGGCGGCCGGCGAACGGGCGCTGCTGCGGGCGGCCCTGCGGTACGGGCGGCTGCGGCCGGCCTCCCTGGTGCTCTCCAAACTGGACGAGGCCGAGGGCGCCGGGGCGGCGGTCGAACTGCTGCGGACCGCCCCGCCCGCCCCGGTCAGCACGCTGACCTTCGGGCAGGACGTGCCGGACGACCTTTGCGAAGCGACCCCGGCGAATCTCGCCGCGGCCTGCCTCGGCGACTGGGAACCCCTCCTGACCGATGCCGCCCCCGGCGGCCGGTCGGTTCGCTCCGCACGGACCTGGGAGGGGGTTTCATAA
- a CDS encoding FliA/WhiG family RNA polymerase sigma factor, whose product MTSRTENSALGPEETAALWTAYKADQTNREVRNTLVERYLPLVRYNAEKVWQKLPDGVDIADLMSSGVFGLMDAIEAFDLDRGVKFETYCVPRIRGAMLDELRSMDWVPRLVRSKATKLENARKAAEAEAGRPPTDAEIARKMELDAKEFAKLKTEANAVGLVSLNKKWYETDGSRDVSEIDVLEDDRSDDPTGGIQKRDVMKMVTKGLNRNERLIVILYYYEELTMKEIGGTLGLSESRVSQMHSSIVARLKEQLAPRRPEFG is encoded by the coding sequence TTGACCTCCCGCACTGAAAACAGCGCCCTGGGCCCTGAGGAAACGGCGGCCCTCTGGACGGCCTACAAAGCCGACCAAACCAACCGGGAGGTCCGCAACACGTTGGTGGAACGCTACCTGCCCCTGGTGCGGTACAACGCCGAGAAGGTCTGGCAAAAGCTGCCGGACGGCGTCGATATCGCCGACCTCATGAGCAGCGGCGTGTTCGGCCTGATGGACGCCATCGAGGCCTTCGACCTCGATCGCGGCGTCAAGTTCGAAACCTACTGCGTGCCCCGCATCCGCGGCGCCATGCTGGACGAACTCCGCAGCATGGACTGGGTCCCCCGCCTCGTCCGGTCCAAAGCGACCAAGCTGGAGAACGCCCGCAAAGCCGCCGAGGCCGAAGCCGGCCGGCCGCCCACGGACGCCGAAATCGCCCGCAAAATGGAGCTGGACGCCAAGGAGTTCGCCAAGCTCAAGACCGAGGCGAACGCCGTGGGCCTCGTCTCCCTCAACAAGAAGTGGTACGAGACCGACGGCTCGCGGGACGTCTCCGAAATCGACGTCCTCGAGGACGACCGCAGCGACGATCCCACCGGCGGGATCCAGAAGCGGGACGTCATGAAGATGGTCACCAAGGGTCTGAACCGGAACGAGCGCCTGATCGTCATCCTCTATTATTATGAGGAACTGACGATGAAGGAGATCGGCGGCACCCTCGGCCTGTCCGAGAGCCGCGTCTCCCAGATGCACAGCAGCATCGTCGCCCGCCTGAAGGAACAACTCGCCCCCCGCCGCCCCGAGTTCGGCTGA
- a CDS encoding NYN domain-containing protein — MSGSINGQSALFIDLENFVLGREENWRLEQDRHPGEDADDYDCAEDLRDLITFATRLAGPRSLAVKRAYANYNVRRENLNSERWWDYYLQGVPNVLLGLGVEPIQVFRFPGGKNKNASDLRMAMDAASLAAEAGPHLAGKFGGGHYGQFILATSDSDFIPLSLELRRAGAEVVVIGVQDKTKPVFERFCDRFEYFEDLRAARDLLDERQAEERLGLLRAVGKLVDRHGPIRVGSVRTLVEHTSRETAGDGTAGEPIQFDPMRFGCGSSAELIERHGEDAGLVLKRMGGVQVVARAEEPSSAPVTANGFRLNGSPGSDGTPADAAEGVVRISLNGHRPIRATPEHSPALYRRLLLYGHPRIALVPAAAWQEIASAVVARVAAQQEGDDRPRIYHQDLVSDITEVCAEAGIQDAAAKVRSALFQMFKAGCFLCDEHGPRRGHRDFHWSRPAVLDPALPSYEHVRDRVWRFVTGALSEKLREHGMDGSMHVGFLAELLCGPDPSPTDMVRVAAVARAAQCSPAVAASPSARHEQNGDDDDRQDDDADDRSPELVVAATGDEDD; from the coding sequence ATGTCCGGCTCCATCAACGGCCAGAGCGCCCTCTTCATTGACCTTGAGAACTTCGTGCTGGGGCGGGAGGAGAACTGGCGGCTGGAACAGGACCGCCACCCAGGCGAGGACGCCGACGACTACGACTGCGCCGAGGACCTTCGCGACCTGATCACGTTCGCCACCCGGCTGGCCGGTCCCCGCAGCCTGGCGGTCAAGCGGGCCTACGCGAACTACAACGTCCGCCGGGAGAACCTGAACTCGGAGCGCTGGTGGGACTACTACCTGCAGGGCGTGCCGAACGTGTTGCTGGGGTTGGGGGTGGAGCCGATTCAGGTATTCCGGTTCCCCGGCGGGAAGAACAAGAACGCCAGCGATCTGCGGATGGCGATGGACGCCGCCTCCCTCGCCGCCGAAGCCGGGCCGCACCTCGCCGGGAAGTTCGGCGGCGGGCACTACGGGCAGTTCATCCTCGCCACCAGCGACAGCGACTTCATCCCGCTGAGTCTCGAACTCCGCCGGGCCGGGGCGGAGGTGGTGGTGATCGGCGTGCAGGACAAGACGAAGCCGGTCTTCGAGCGGTTCTGCGATCGGTTCGAGTACTTCGAGGACCTGCGGGCCGCCCGCGATTTGCTGGACGAACGGCAGGCGGAGGAACGGCTCGGCCTGCTGCGGGCCGTCGGCAAACTCGTCGACCGCCACGGTCCGATCCGGGTCGGCAGCGTGCGGACGCTGGTGGAGCACACCAGCCGCGAGACGGCCGGCGACGGGACCGCCGGGGAGCCGATTCAGTTCGACCCGATGCGGTTCGGCTGCGGCAGTTCCGCCGAACTGATCGAACGGCACGGCGAGGACGCCGGGCTGGTGCTGAAACGGATGGGCGGCGTGCAGGTCGTCGCCCGGGCGGAGGAGCCGTCGTCCGCTCCGGTCACGGCGAACGGGTTTCGCCTCAACGGCTCGCCCGGCTCCGACGGCACGCCGGCGGACGCCGCGGAGGGCGTGGTGCGGATCAGCCTGAACGGGCACCGGCCGATCCGGGCGACCCCGGAGCACAGCCCGGCGCTGTACCGGCGGCTGTTGCTCTACGGACACCCCCGCATCGCCCTGGTGCCGGCCGCGGCGTGGCAGGAGATCGCCAGCGCCGTGGTGGCCCGCGTGGCGGCTCAGCAGGAGGGCGACGACCGGCCGCGGATCTATCATCAGGACCTGGTCTCCGACATCACGGAGGTCTGCGCCGAGGCCGGCATCCAGGACGCCGCGGCGAAGGTCCGCAGCGCCCTGTTTCAGATGTTCAAGGCCGGCTGCTTCCTGTGCGACGAGCACGGCCCCCGTCGCGGCCACCGGGACTTCCACTGGTCCCGCCCGGCGGTGCTCGACCCGGCCCTGCCGAGCTACGAGCACGTCCGCGACCGGGTGTGGCGGTTCGTGACGGGCGCCCTCAGCGAGAAGCTGCGGGAGCACGGGATGGACGGGTCGATGCACGTCGGCTTCCTCGCCGAGCTGCTCTGCGGCCCGGACCCCAGCCCGACGGACATGGTCCGCGTCGCCGCCGTCGCCCGGGCCGCCCAGTGCAGCCCGGCGGTGGCCGCATCCCCCTCCGCACGACACGAGCAGAACGGGGACGACGACGACCGCCAGGACGACGACGCGGACGACCGCTCCCCGGAACTGGTCGTCGCCGCCACTGGCGACGAGGACGACTGA
- a CDS encoding vWA domain-containing protein has product MSAAAIAAPGSNRWAGRKVPLELVALPPVETPSLWERIGTAPAWLVSLAVHVAVLVFLAGITIIVPTDALRTIIESEITPEDIDQFKVDNVLTPEVGNDSSVNVLSPSMAASSMDRPIEQEFQQEVEMVRFDASLPTANAVEVPNNEVLTTMFDAEGMTENTGGVEGAIDVLTREIASHLRENETTVVWMLDASLSLEDRRNALAERFEAVYAQLGNTGDVDTNHLRTAVATFGEGVNLLTTEAVVDVAPLVAMIREVPPDESGKENVFTALKAVGSQMLPERTREKRTLMFVIVTDEKGDDDGDLENVIAQFKRYGVPVYVVGNAAPFGRDKGYVTYRWKEGEREFRLPIPVDAGPETVMPERIRLGFWGPGGEVENERLSSGYGPYALTRLCVETGGMYLVADDTNQRKFEPQLMRSYGPDYRPIKDYTRDVMANGAKRALIEAAQMSTAEEIPNPQLVFAAVDDTRLRREITEAQKPMAVVSYRLSALQAKLEAGLPDRPKVEEPRWRAGFDLALGRVYAQQARALGYNTVLAQMKSDPLPFERENSNEWILRGAPESDAGSEVKKLIRQSSELLSRVIDEHPGTPWARLAEKELATPLGWEWRERNNEVLRAVESGVSPAEAAKMFAPEEERERMRRQMQGEQGPQNVPKL; this is encoded by the coding sequence GTGTCCGCTGCCGCGATCGCCGCTCCCGGGTCGAATCGTTGGGCCGGGCGCAAGGTGCCGCTGGAACTGGTCGCCCTGCCGCCGGTGGAGACGCCCTCGCTGTGGGAGCGGATCGGCACGGCCCCCGCCTGGCTGGTCAGCCTCGCGGTGCACGTGGCGGTGCTGGTGTTCCTGGCCGGCATCACGATCATCGTGCCGACGGACGCCCTCAGGACGATCATCGAAAGCGAGATCACCCCCGAGGACATCGACCAGTTCAAGGTCGATAACGTCCTCACGCCGGAGGTCGGCAACGATAGCTCCGTGAACGTGCTGAGCCCCTCGATGGCGGCCAGCAGCATGGATCGGCCGATCGAGCAGGAGTTCCAGCAGGAGGTCGAAATGGTCCGGTTCGACGCCTCCCTGCCGACCGCGAACGCCGTCGAGGTGCCGAACAACGAGGTGCTGACGACGATGTTCGACGCCGAGGGCATGACCGAAAACACCGGCGGCGTGGAGGGGGCGATCGACGTCCTCACCCGCGAGATCGCCAGCCATCTGCGGGAGAACGAGACGACGGTCGTCTGGATGCTGGACGCCAGCCTGTCGCTGGAGGATCGCCGCAACGCCCTCGCCGAGCGATTCGAGGCCGTCTACGCCCAACTCGGGAACACCGGCGACGTCGATACGAATCACCTGCGGACCGCCGTCGCCACCTTCGGCGAGGGCGTGAACCTGCTGACGACCGAGGCGGTCGTGGACGTCGCCCCGCTGGTCGCCATGATCCGCGAGGTCCCGCCGGACGAGAGCGGCAAAGAGAACGTCTTCACGGCCCTCAAGGCCGTCGGCAGCCAGATGCTGCCCGAACGCACCCGCGAGAAGCGGACGCTGATGTTCGTGATCGTCACCGACGAGAAGGGCGACGACGACGGCGATCTGGAGAACGTCATCGCCCAGTTCAAACGGTACGGGGTGCCCGTGTACGTCGTCGGCAACGCGGCCCCCTTCGGCCGCGATAAGGGCTACGTGACCTACCGGTGGAAAGAGGGCGAGCGGGAGTTCCGGCTGCCCATCCCGGTGGACGCCGGCCCGGAGACGGTGATGCCGGAACGCATCCGCCTCGGTTTCTGGGGCCCCGGCGGGGAGGTCGAGAACGAACGGCTCTCCAGCGGCTACGGCCCCTACGCCCTGACCCGGCTGTGCGTGGAGACCGGGGGGATGTACCTCGTCGCCGACGACACCAATCAGCGGAAGTTCGAGCCGCAGTTGATGCGGTCTTACGGCCCGGACTACCGCCCGATCAAGGACTACACCCGCGACGTGATGGCCAACGGGGCCAAGCGGGCGCTGATCGAAGCCGCTCAGATGAGCACGGCCGAGGAGATCCCCAATCCGCAGCTGGTCTTCGCCGCCGTGGACGACACCCGCCTGCGGCGGGAGATCACCGAGGCCCAGAAGCCGATGGCCGTCGTCAGCTATCGCCTCAGCGCCTTGCAAGCCAAGCTGGAAGCCGGCCTGCCGGATCGGCCGAAGGTCGAGGAACCGCGGTGGCGGGCCGGGTTCGACCTCGCCCTCGGCCGCGTCTACGCCCAGCAGGCCCGGGCGCTGGGCTACAACACCGTCCTCGCCCAGATGAAAAGCGATCCCCTGCCCTTCGAGCGGGAAAACAGCAACGAGTGGATTCTCCGCGGCGCCCCGGAGTCCGACGCCGGCAGCGAGGTCAAAAAGCTGATCCGCCAGAGCAGCGAACTGCTGTCCCGCGTGATCGACGAGCACCCGGGCACCCCGTGGGCCCGCCTCGCCGAGAAGGAACTCGCCACCCCCCTCGGCTGGGAGTGGAGGGAGCGGAATAATGAGGTGCTGCGGGCGGTCGAGAGCGGCGTCTCGCCCGCGGAGGCCGCCAAGATGTTCGCTCCCGAGGAGGAACGGGAACGGATGCGGCGGCAGATGCAGGGTGAGCAGGGCCCCCAGAACGTGCCGAAACTCTAA